From Homo sapiens chromosome 6, GRCh38.p14 Primary Assembly, the proteins below share one genomic window:
- the HLA-C gene encoding HLA class I histocompatibility antigen, C alpha chain precursor codes for MRVMAPRALLLLLSGGLALTETWACSHSMRYFDTAVSRPGRGEPRFISVGYVDDTQFVRFDSDAASPRGEPRAPWVEQEGPEYWDRETQKYKRQAQADRVSLRNLRGYYNQSEDGSHTLQRMSGCDLGPDGRLLRGYDQSAYDGKDYIALNEDLRSWTAADTAAQITQRKLEAARAAEQLRAYLEGTCVEWLRRYLENGKETLQRAEPPKTHVTHHPLSDHEATLRCWALGFYPAEITLTWQRDGEDQTQDTELVETRPAGDGTFQKWAAVVVPSGQEQRYTCHMQHEGLQEPLTLSWEPSSQPTIPIMGIVAGLAVLVVLAVLGAVVTAMMCRRKSSGGKGGSCSQAACSNSAQGSDESLITCKA; via the exons ATGCGGGTCATGGCGCCCCGAgccctcctcctgctgctctcGGGAGGCCTGGCCCTGACCGAGACCTGGGCCT GCTCCCACTCCATGAGGTATTTCGACACCGCCGTGTCCCGGCCCGGCCGCGGAGAGCCCCGCTTCATCTCAGTGGGCTACGTGGACGACACGCAGTTCGTGCGGTTCGACAGCGACGCCGCGAGTCCGAGAGGGGAGCCGCGGGCGCCGTGGGTGGAGCAGGAGGGGCCGGAGTATTGGGACCGGGAGACACAGAAGTACAAGCGCCAGGCACAGGCTGACCGAGTGAGCCTGCGGAACCTGCGCGGCTACTACAACCAGAGCGAGGACG GGTCTCACACCCTCCAGAGGATGTCTGGCTGCGACCTGGGGCCCGACGGGCGCCTCCTCCGCGGGTATGACCAGTCCGCCTACGACGGCAAGGATTACATCGCCCTGAACGAGGACCTGCGCTCCTGGACCGCCGCGGACACCGCGGCTCAGATCACCCAGCGCAAGTTGGAGGCGGCCCGTGCGGCGGAGCAGCTGAGAGCCTACCTGGAGGGCACGTGCGTGGAGTGGCTCCGCAGATACCTGGAGAACGGGAAGGAGACGCTGCAGCGCGCAG AACCCCCAAAGACACACGTGACCCACCACCCCCTCTCTGACCATGAGGCCACCCTGAGGTGCTGGGCCCTGGGCTTCTACCCTGCGGAGATCACACTGACCTGGCAGCGGGATGGGGAGGACCAGACCCAGGACACCGAGCTTGTGGAGACCAGGCCAGCAGGAGATGGAACCTTCCAGAAGTGGGCAGCTGTGGTGGTGCCTTCTGGACAAGAGCAGAGATACACGTGCCATATGCAGCACGAGGGGCTGCAAGAGCCCCTCACCCTGAGCTGGG AGCCATCTTCCCAGCCCACCATCCCCATCATGGGCATCGTTGCTGGCCTGGCTGTCCTGGTTGTCCTAGCTGTCCTTGGAGCTGTGGTCACCGCTATGATGTGTAGGAGGAAGAGCTCAG GTGGAAAAGGAGGGAGCTGCTCTCAGGCTGCGT GCAGCAACAGTGCCCAGGGCTCTGATGAGTCTCTCATCACTTGTAAAG CCTGA